A single region of the Streptomyces sp. NBC_00425 genome encodes:
- the araB gene encoding ribulokinase, with protein MVNAEIQDERGEESRPDTYVIGVDYGTLSGRAVVVRVSDGAELAAAEHAYSHAVLDRELPDGTSLPPDWALQVPSDYIDVLRIAVPEALARSGVRPEQVVGIGTDFTACTVLPVLTDGTPLCELPELTGRPHAYVKLWRHHAAQAQADRITALAAERKEPWIKRYGGKISSEWEFAKALQLLEEDPEIYARTERWVEAADWIVWRLSGNYVRNACTAGYKGQLQDGVYPSPEYLAALNPGFADFVTTKLEHPIGQLGDLAGGLTAEAAAWTGLPEGIAVCVGNVDAHVTAPAATAVEPGRMVAIMGTSTCHVMSSDQWAEVPGMCGVVDGGILPGLWGYEAGQSGVGDIFGWFVRTGFPASYAEEAAALGRDAHQHLTALAAEQKIGEHGLIALDWQSGNRSVLVDHDLSGVIVGLTLSTRPEDVYRALLEATAFGTRTIIEAFENSGVPVRELIIAGGLTKNALLMQIYSDVTRLPLGVIDSTQGPALGAAMHAAVAAGSYPDIRAAAHAMGKARPAVYQPDPERAAAYDRLFAEYRELHDYFGRGANEVMHRLRRIRAEASV; from the coding sequence GTGGTGAACGCCGAGATCCAGGACGAGCGCGGGGAAGAGTCCCGTCCCGACACCTATGTCATCGGAGTCGACTACGGCACGCTGTCCGGGCGGGCCGTGGTGGTCCGGGTCTCCGACGGCGCCGAGCTCGCGGCGGCCGAGCACGCGTACTCGCACGCCGTGCTCGACCGGGAGCTGCCCGACGGGACCTCCCTGCCGCCGGACTGGGCGCTGCAGGTGCCGTCCGACTACATCGACGTGCTGCGCATCGCGGTGCCCGAGGCGCTGGCGCGTTCGGGGGTCCGTCCCGAGCAGGTCGTCGGCATCGGCACGGACTTCACCGCGTGCACGGTCCTGCCGGTGCTCACCGACGGCACCCCGCTGTGCGAGCTGCCGGAGCTCACCGGCCGTCCGCACGCCTACGTCAAGCTCTGGCGTCACCACGCGGCCCAGGCCCAGGCGGACCGCATCACGGCGCTGGCCGCCGAGCGCAAGGAGCCGTGGATCAAGCGCTACGGCGGCAAGATCTCCTCGGAGTGGGAGTTCGCCAAGGCGCTGCAGCTCCTCGAGGAGGACCCGGAGATCTACGCCCGCACCGAGCGCTGGGTGGAGGCCGCGGACTGGATCGTCTGGCGGCTGTCCGGCAACTACGTCCGCAACGCCTGCACCGCCGGCTACAAGGGCCAGCTGCAGGACGGCGTCTACCCGTCGCCGGAGTACCTCGCGGCGCTGAACCCCGGCTTCGCCGACTTCGTGACGACCAAGCTGGAGCACCCGATCGGGCAGCTCGGCGACCTGGCGGGAGGGCTGACCGCCGAGGCGGCGGCCTGGACCGGGCTGCCGGAGGGCATCGCCGTGTGCGTCGGCAACGTCGACGCCCATGTGACGGCGCCGGCGGCGACGGCGGTGGAGCCGGGCCGGATGGTGGCCATCATGGGCACCTCCACCTGCCACGTCATGAGCTCCGACCAGTGGGCCGAAGTGCCGGGCATGTGCGGCGTCGTCGACGGCGGCATCCTGCCGGGCCTGTGGGGCTACGAGGCCGGGCAGAGCGGCGTCGGCGACATCTTCGGCTGGTTCGTGCGCACCGGCTTCCCCGCCTCGTACGCCGAGGAGGCCGCCGCCCTGGGACGGGACGCGCACCAGCACCTCACCGCGCTCGCGGCCGAGCAGAAGATCGGCGAGCACGGTTTGATCGCGCTGGACTGGCAGAGCGGCAACCGCTCCGTCCTGGTCGACCACGACCTCAGCGGCGTCATCGTGGGCCTGACCCTGTCCACCCGCCCCGAGGACGTCTACCGGGCGCTGCTGGAGGCCACCGCCTTCGGCACCCGCACCATCATCGAGGCCTTCGAGAACTCCGGCGTGCCGGTGCGCGAGCTGATCATCGCGGGCGGCCTGACGAAGAACGCGCTGCTGATGCAGATCTACTCCGACGTCACCCGGCTGCCCCTCGGCGTCATCGACTCGACGCAGGGACCGGCCCTCGGCGCGGCCATGCACGCCGCGGTCGCGGCCGGTTCGTACCCGGACATCAGGGCCGCCGCCCACGCCATGGGCAAGGCCCGCCCGGCCGTCTACCAGCCCGACCCCGAGCGCGCCGCGGCCTACGACCGCCTGTTCGCCGAGTACCGGGAGCTGCACGACTACTTCGGACGCGGCGCCAACGAGGTCATGCACCGTCTGCGCCGCATCCGCGCCGAGGCATCCGTCTGA
- the araA gene encoding L-arabinose isomerase: MEANATPYPDHEVWFLTGSQGLYGDDVLQQVAEQSRSISETLGHPGEIPVRIVWKPVLTDADAIRRMCQEASASDTCVGVIVWMHTFSPAKMWIAGLSALDRPLLHLHTQYNLSLPWPSIDMDFMNLNQAAHGDREFGHIESRVGVDRKIVAGHATDPRVVGRVAAWARAAVGRHTARTLRLARFGDNMRDVAVTEGDKVEAQLRFGFSVNTYGVNDLVAVVDAVPDKDVAELAAEYTDSYDVVEALRPGGDQHDSLLYAARIEAGLRAFLTEGGFTAFTTNFEDLGGLRQLPGIAVQRLMADGYGFGGEGDWKTSALLRTVKVMGVGSPGGTSFMEDYTYHLGPGKPCVLGAHMLEVCPSIASGRPSAEIHPLSIGGREDPVRLVFDAAEGPAVVVGLSDLGDRFRLTANVVDVISPSEPLRRLPVARAVWEPRPSLAESAESWLLAGAPHHTVLSSAVGLETLTDYAAMTGVELLTIDENTTTGQFAKEVRWNAAYHRLAQAL, translated from the coding sequence ATGGAAGCCAACGCCACGCCCTACCCCGACCACGAGGTCTGGTTTCTCACCGGCAGCCAGGGCCTGTACGGCGACGACGTGCTGCAGCAGGTGGCCGAGCAGTCCCGGAGCATCTCCGAGACGCTGGGTCACCCGGGCGAGATCCCGGTCCGGATCGTGTGGAAGCCGGTCCTGACCGACGCCGACGCGATCCGGCGGATGTGCCAGGAGGCCTCGGCCTCCGACACCTGTGTGGGCGTGATCGTGTGGATGCACACCTTCTCGCCCGCCAAGATGTGGATCGCCGGACTCAGCGCCCTCGACCGGCCGCTGCTGCACCTGCACACCCAGTACAACCTGTCGCTGCCCTGGCCGAGCATCGACATGGACTTCATGAACCTCAACCAGGCCGCCCACGGCGACCGCGAGTTCGGGCACATCGAGTCCCGCGTCGGCGTCGACCGCAAGATCGTCGCCGGTCACGCCACCGACCCGCGCGTCGTGGGCCGCGTCGCCGCCTGGGCCCGCGCCGCCGTCGGCCGCCACACCGCGCGCACGCTGCGCCTGGCGCGCTTCGGCGACAACATGCGCGACGTCGCCGTCACCGAGGGCGACAAGGTCGAGGCCCAGCTGCGGTTCGGGTTCTCCGTCAACACCTACGGCGTCAACGACCTCGTCGCCGTCGTCGACGCCGTGCCGGACAAGGACGTCGCCGAACTCGCCGCCGAGTACACCGACTCCTACGACGTCGTCGAGGCCCTGCGCCCCGGCGGCGACCAGCACGACTCCCTGCTGTACGCGGCCCGTATCGAAGCCGGTCTGCGCGCCTTCCTCACCGAGGGCGGCTTCACCGCCTTCACCACCAACTTCGAGGACCTCGGCGGCCTGCGCCAGCTCCCCGGCATCGCCGTGCAGCGTCTGATGGCCGACGGCTACGGCTTCGGCGGCGAGGGCGACTGGAAGACCTCCGCCCTGCTGCGCACGGTGAAGGTGATGGGCGTCGGCAGCCCCGGCGGCACCAGCTTCATGGAGGACTACACCTACCACCTCGGCCCCGGCAAGCCGTGCGTCCTCGGCGCCCACATGCTCGAGGTCTGCCCCTCCATCGCCTCCGGCCGCCCCAGCGCCGAGATCCACCCCCTCTCCATCGGCGGCCGCGAGGACCCGGTCCGTCTCGTCTTCGACGCCGCCGAGGGCCCCGCCGTCGTCGTCGGTCTCTCCGACCTCGGCGACCGGTTCCGGCTGACCGCGAACGTCGTAGACGTCATCTCCCCGAGCGAGCCGCTGCGCCGCCTGCCGGTGGCCCGCGCCGTGTGGGAGCCCCGCCCCTCGCTGGCCGAGTCGGCGGAGAGCTGGCTGCTCGCCGGCGCCCCGCACCACACCGTGCTCAGCTCGGCCGTGGGCCTGGAGACGCTCACCGACTACGCGGCCATGACCGGCGTCGAACTCCTCACCATCGACGAGAACACCACCACCGGGCAGTTCGCCAAGGAAGTCCGCTGGAACGCGGCCTACCACCGCCTCGCCCAGGCCCTGTGA
- the araD gene encoding L-ribulose-5-phosphate 4-epimerase AraD, with protein MTVRVRDGLRQEVLDANLTIPQVGLATLTWGNVSGVDREAGVFVIKPSGVPYEDLGLDDLVTVRLSDGAVVDGHLRPSTDTETHRCLYLAFPSVGGVTHTHSTRAVAFAQARRDIPVLGTTHADTFNGPIPVTPDLTAEQCAKDYEYNTGRVIVDLLEEDDQRAVEVPAALVANHGPFTWGPTARKSLEHAIICEAVADIALHTFALSPTAPPPQHLLNRHYTRKHGPDAYYGNPAPTPS; from the coding sequence ATGACCGTACGAGTACGCGACGGCCTGCGGCAAGAGGTGCTGGACGCCAACCTGACCATCCCCCAGGTCGGCCTGGCGACGCTGACCTGGGGCAACGTCAGCGGCGTCGACCGTGAGGCGGGCGTCTTCGTCATCAAGCCCTCCGGGGTCCCCTACGAGGACCTCGGTCTCGACGACCTGGTGACCGTCCGCCTGTCGGACGGCGCGGTCGTCGACGGGCATCTGCGGCCCTCCACCGACACCGAGACCCACCGCTGCCTCTACCTCGCCTTCCCCTCCGTCGGCGGCGTCACCCACACCCACTCCACCCGCGCCGTCGCCTTCGCCCAGGCCCGCCGCGACATCCCCGTGCTCGGCACCACCCACGCCGACACCTTCAACGGCCCGATTCCGGTCACCCCCGACCTCACGGCCGAGCAGTGCGCGAAGGACTACGAGTACAACACCGGGCGGGTCATCGTGGACCTGCTCGAGGAGGACGACCAGCGGGCCGTCGAGGTGCCCGCGGCCCTGGTGGCCAACCACGGCCCGTTCACCTGGGGACCGACCGCGCGCAAGTCACTCGAGCACGCCATCATCTGCGAAGCCGTCGCCGACATCGCCCTGCACACCTTCGCGCTGTCCCCGACGGCCCCGCCGCCCCAGCACCTCCTCAACCGCCACTACACCCGCAAGCACGGCCCCGACGCCTACTACGGCAACCCGGCGCCCACACCCTCCTGA
- a CDS encoding LacI family DNA-binding transcriptional regulator produces the protein MDVTGHTNPDHRSGSGREPRKAASIRDVARAAGVSYQTVSRVINAHPNVREETRRRVEAAVESLGFRRNPTAFALASGVTRSVTVLTSNTTLHGYAATLQGLEEAARAAGYALGVKVLTPEDDLDRTMSSAAAEGGGLMVIGFDPLGAAALERAPADVPCAAVVEAPPPGLTPPRPAVWADDREAARAATAYLLELGHRTVHYLAIPSSVGARRPEGPRAQGWRAALESAGITPPDPHGGAGWDAQVGYDEGRRLADDPEITAILCGNDDLALGVLRALHHAGRRVPDDVSVIGFDDAPHSAFLTPALTTVRMDFQGLGRDAFALLLGQLESGHRSPEPTFAGTDLIVRESSGPVGG, from the coding sequence ATGGATGTGACCGGTCACACGAACCCCGACCACCGCTCAGGTTCCGGACGGGAGCCTAGGAAAGCCGCCAGCATTCGCGATGTCGCACGGGCCGCGGGCGTCTCGTACCAGACCGTCTCCCGGGTGATCAACGCTCACCCGAACGTCCGCGAGGAGACGCGCCGCCGTGTCGAGGCTGCCGTCGAGAGCCTGGGATTCCGACGCAACCCGACCGCGTTCGCCCTGGCCAGCGGCGTGACCCGGTCCGTCACCGTCCTCACGTCCAACACGACCCTCCACGGCTACGCGGCCACCCTGCAGGGCCTCGAGGAAGCGGCCCGCGCCGCGGGATACGCGCTGGGGGTGAAGGTGCTGACGCCCGAGGACGACCTCGACCGCACGATGTCGTCGGCGGCGGCCGAGGGCGGCGGGCTGATGGTCATCGGCTTCGACCCGCTCGGCGCCGCGGCACTGGAACGGGCCCCGGCCGACGTGCCGTGCGCCGCCGTCGTCGAGGCCCCGCCGCCCGGCCTGACCCCTCCCCGTCCCGCGGTGTGGGCCGACGACCGCGAGGCCGCCCGGGCCGCCACCGCGTACCTGCTGGAGCTCGGACACCGGACCGTCCACTACCTCGCCATCCCGTCGTCCGTGGGCGCCCGGCGCCCCGAAGGCCCCCGCGCCCAGGGCTGGCGCGCCGCCCTGGAGTCGGCCGGCATCACCCCGCCCGACCCGCACGGCGGCGCCGGCTGGGACGCACAGGTCGGCTACGACGAGGGGCGCAGGCTCGCGGACGACCCGGAGATCACCGCGATCCTGTGCGGCAACGACGACCTGGCGCTCGGCGTGCTGCGCGCCCTGCACCACGCCGGACGGAGGGTGCCGGACGACGTCAGCGTCATCGGCTTCGACGACGCCCCCCACTCGGCGTTCCTCACGCCCGCCCTCACCACCGTGCGGATGGACTTCCAGGGGCTGGGCCGCGACGCCTTCGCCCTGCTGCTCGGCCAGTTGGAGAGCGGCCACCGGTCCCCCGAGCCGACCTTCGCCGGCACCGACCTGATCGTCCGGGAGAGCTCGGGGCCCGTCGGAGGCTGA
- a CDS encoding SpoIIE family protein phosphatase, with product MDRRPGRLRSWQGLRTVAGQVFVLQVFIILVLVATAVAALFLQSRTDAEREARNRTLAVASAVASSPSVVQALSRPDPTAVLQVQAEQTRERSGVDFVVVMSVDGIRYTHPNPSRIGQHYIGSITKAQHGGVVTETTTGTLGRSVRTVVAVKDPSGKIVGLVSAGITVKRVSVAADRQAPLVLGATALVLAAATAGSALISRRLRRQTHGLGPAQMTRMYEHHDAVLHAVREGVLIIDRQGRLLLANDEARRLLGLDADVEGRPVSSLGLEPRAERLLLSGTTATDRVVKVGTRLLAVSQRPMEQLPGPGGSVTTLRDTTELSALVGRVEVVQERLSLLYEAGLRIGTTLNVTRTAEELAELAVPRFADYVTVDLADAVLRGEEPNLANIAELRRVALHGVRTDTPLYPTGELIHFDPSTPQATGFGSGRMVLEADMAAFSGWQAQAPDRARALVASGIHSMIAAPLRARGVILGVATFWRSREPTPFDQEDLSVAEELVARAAVSIDNARRFTREHATAVALQRALLPHALPEQSAVEVAHRYLPGEAGIGGGVGGDWFDVIPLPGARVAIVVGDVVGHGLHAAATMGQLRTAVHNFSTLDLPPDELLWHLDELVTRIDQDRDDENGDTPTLTGATCLYAVYDPVSGQCTMARAGHLEPLVVHPDGRARLAGVPAGPPLGLGGLPYEKAEIQLPPSSSIVLYTDGLLEERQRDIDEGIERLRGVVAHAGRTPEQMCQAVMDALLPTAPRDDVALLVARTRLLDGDRTAVWQVESDPAAVSGVRACVSGLLRDWGLDEEAFTLELILSELVTNAIRYATGPITVRVIRDRSLICEVSDGSSVSPHLRRAAGMDEGGRGLFLVAQFADRWGTRYTPEGKVIWTEQQLPVQR from the coding sequence ATGGATCGACGGCCCGGTCGTCTGCGGTCCTGGCAGGGGCTACGGACCGTCGCCGGCCAGGTGTTCGTCTTGCAGGTCTTCATCATCCTCGTGCTGGTGGCGACCGCGGTCGCCGCCCTGTTCCTGCAGTCCCGGACCGACGCCGAGCGCGAGGCCCGTAACCGCACCCTCGCGGTGGCCTCCGCCGTCGCCTCCTCCCCCTCGGTCGTCCAGGCCCTGAGCCGACCCGACCCCACCGCCGTGCTGCAGGTGCAGGCCGAGCAGACGCGCGAACGTTCCGGCGTGGACTTCGTCGTCGTGATGAGCGTCGACGGCATCCGCTACACCCATCCCAACCCCTCGCGGATCGGCCAGCACTACATCGGCAGCATCACCAAGGCCCAGCACGGCGGAGTCGTCACCGAGACGACCACCGGGACGCTGGGCCGGTCGGTGCGGACCGTCGTCGCCGTCAAGGATCCGAGCGGGAAGATCGTCGGGCTGGTCTCCGCGGGAATCACCGTCAAACGGGTGAGTGTGGCGGCCGACCGGCAGGCGCCGCTCGTCCTCGGGGCGACGGCGCTGGTACTCGCGGCGGCCACCGCGGGGAGCGCGCTGATCAGCCGGCGACTCCGTCGGCAGACCCACGGCCTCGGTCCGGCGCAGATGACCCGGATGTACGAGCACCACGACGCCGTCCTGCACGCGGTGCGCGAGGGGGTCCTCATCATCGACCGGCAGGGCCGGCTGCTCCTGGCCAACGACGAGGCACGGCGCCTGCTGGGACTCGACGCCGACGTGGAGGGGCGGCCCGTCAGCAGCCTCGGACTCGAGCCGAGGGCCGAACGGCTCCTGCTGTCGGGCACGACGGCCACCGACCGGGTGGTCAAGGTCGGCACCCGGCTGCTGGCGGTCAGCCAGCGCCCCATGGAGCAGCTGCCGGGCCCCGGCGGCTCGGTCACCACCTTGCGGGACACGACGGAACTCAGCGCTCTCGTCGGACGCGTGGAGGTCGTCCAGGAGCGGCTGAGCCTGCTGTACGAGGCCGGCCTGCGCATCGGCACCACCCTGAACGTGACGCGCACGGCGGAGGAACTGGCCGAACTGGCCGTGCCCAGGTTCGCCGACTACGTCACCGTCGACCTGGCCGACGCCGTGCTGCGCGGAGAGGAACCGAACCTGGCGAACATCGCGGAATTGCGTCGGGTCGCGCTGCACGGCGTGCGCACGGACACACCGCTGTATCCGACCGGTGAGCTCATCCACTTCGACCCCTCGACGCCGCAGGCCACCGGGTTCGGTTCGGGGAGGATGGTGCTGGAGGCCGACATGGCGGCGTTCTCCGGCTGGCAGGCGCAGGCCCCCGACCGCGCTCGCGCGCTGGTGGCCTCCGGCATCCACTCGATGATCGCGGCTCCGCTGCGGGCGCGCGGAGTGATCCTCGGGGTGGCGACCTTCTGGCGGTCGCGGGAGCCCACGCCGTTCGACCAGGAGGACCTCTCGGTCGCGGAGGAGCTCGTGGCCCGTGCGGCGGTGAGCATCGACAACGCCCGTCGTTTCACCCGCGAACACGCCACGGCCGTCGCTCTGCAGCGGGCCCTGCTCCCGCACGCGCTCCCCGAGCAGAGCGCCGTCGAGGTGGCGCACCGCTATCTGCCGGGCGAGGCGGGCATCGGCGGCGGCGTCGGCGGTGACTGGTTCGACGTCATCCCCCTGCCGGGGGCGCGGGTCGCGATCGTGGTGGGCGACGTCGTGGGGCACGGTCTGCACGCCGCCGCCACCATGGGGCAACTGCGCACCGCCGTGCACAACTTCTCGACGCTCGACCTGCCCCCCGACGAACTGCTCTGGCACCTGGACGAACTCGTCACCCGCATCGACCAGGACCGGGACGACGAGAACGGCGACACCCCGACACTGACCGGCGCCACCTGCCTGTACGCGGTCTACGACCCGGTGTCCGGTCAGTGCACCATGGCCCGGGCCGGTCACCTGGAGCCCCTCGTCGTCCACCCGGACGGCCGGGCACGTCTGGCCGGGGTGCCGGCCGGACCGCCCCTGGGACTGGGCGGGCTGCCCTACGAGAAGGCGGAGATCCAACTGCCGCCGAGCAGCAGCATCGTGCTGTACACCGACGGTCTGCTCGAGGAACGGCAGCGGGACATCGACGAGGGGATCGAACGGCTGCGCGGCGTCGTCGCACACGCCGGACGCACACCTGAACAGATGTGCCAGGCAGTGATGGACGCCCTGCTGCCCACCGCCCCGCGCGACGACGTCGCGCTGCTCGTCGCCCGCACCCGGCTGCTCGACGGTGACCGGACCGCGGTCTGGCAGGTGGAGTCCGATCCCGCGGCCGTCTCCGGGGTGCGGGCCTGCGTCAGCGGGCTGCTGCGCGACTGGGGACTGGACGAGGAGGCGTTCACCCTGGAGCTGATTCTCAGCGAACTGGTCACCAACGCGATCCGGTACGCGACCGGGCCCATCACCGTGCGCGTGATCCGTGACCGCAGCCTGATCTGCGAAGTGTCCGACGGGAGCAGCGTCTCACCGCATCTGCGCCGCGCCGCCGGCATGGACGAGGGCGGCCGCGGACTCTTCCTCGTGGCCCAGTTCGCCGACCGCTGGGGCACGCGCTACACACCCGAGGGCAAGGTCATCTGGACCGAGCAGCAACTGCCCGTGCAGCGGTGA
- a CDS encoding PP2C family protein-serine/threonine phosphatase, translating to MRTAYPGRRPVAAVVSRDRPPAPAAWVRRLPLLYVVVLLLIEPLTPTQWPVSFALVALPLLTAFAHGPSVVAGATVFAVVFEGVLAGTPCCAGRSVGYLWDRHYVASYVCTALVGALGTILAAHRIRRERTLADVRFVADIAQRVLLRPVPHRIGSLRLESLYLSAAAEARIGGDLYEAVPTPFGVRLLIGDVRGKGLLAVETAAALLGAFREAAYDEPGLPALADRMETSMSRRATLTGGPDPGERFVTAVFAEVRADDHVVRVVNCGHPPPLLIGPDGVRELNRGPSAPPLNLGMLVGDPYHVEDYAFRPGDQLLLYTDGVTETRDPGGAFYPLHRRLRSWGVLPPDELLRRLHTDLLAHSHDRLQDDIAALTACLLAEEECAPRDGAVLD from the coding sequence GTGAGAACCGCGTACCCCGGCAGGCGGCCGGTGGCCGCCGTGGTGTCGCGGGACCGACCGCCCGCGCCTGCGGCGTGGGTGCGCAGGCTGCCGCTGCTGTACGTCGTCGTCCTTCTGCTGATCGAGCCGCTGACGCCCACGCAGTGGCCGGTGAGTTTCGCGCTGGTCGCCCTGCCGTTGCTGACGGCGTTCGCCCACGGTCCGTCCGTCGTCGCCGGTGCGACGGTGTTCGCCGTCGTCTTCGAAGGGGTGCTGGCCGGCACCCCGTGCTGCGCGGGCCGGTCCGTCGGCTATCTGTGGGACCGCCACTACGTGGCCTCGTATGTCTGCACGGCCCTGGTGGGCGCCCTGGGCACGATCCTGGCGGCCCACCGGATCCGTCGTGAACGCACGCTCGCCGACGTGCGTTTCGTGGCCGACATCGCGCAGCGCGTCCTGCTCAGACCGGTCCCCCACCGCATCGGCAGCCTCCGCCTGGAGAGCCTCTACCTCTCCGCCGCGGCGGAGGCGCGCATCGGCGGCGACCTCTACGAGGCCGTCCCGACGCCGTTCGGGGTGCGGCTGCTCATCGGTGACGTGCGCGGCAAGGGCCTGCTCGCGGTGGAGACCGCGGCCGCCCTGCTGGGCGCGTTCCGTGAGGCGGCGTACGACGAGCCCGGTCTCCCGGCCCTGGCGGACCGCATGGAGACCAGCATGAGCCGCAGGGCGACGCTGACCGGCGGGCCCGACCCCGGCGAACGGTTCGTCACCGCAGTCTTCGCCGAGGTCCGCGCCGACGACCACGTCGTCCGGGTCGTCAACTGCGGTCACCCGCCCCCGCTGCTCATCGGGCCGGACGGGGTCCGCGAGCTCAACCGGGGGCCGTCGGCCCCGCCGCTCAACCTCGGCATGCTCGTCGGCGACCCGTATCACGTCGAGGACTACGCCTTCCGGCCCGGTGACCAACTCCTGCTGTACACGGACGGCGTCACCGAGACGCGCGATCCCGGCGGCGCGTTCTACCCACTGCACCGGCGACTGCGCTCCTGGGGGGTCCTGCCGCCCGACGAACTGCTCCGCCGGCTGCACACCGACCTGCTGGCCCACAGCCACGACCGGCTGCAGGACGACATCGCGGCCCTCACCGCGTGTCTGCTCGCCGAGGAGGAGTGTGCGCCTCGGGACGGGGCGGTACTCGACTGA
- a CDS encoding NAD-dependent epimerase/dehydratase family protein, which yields MRVLVTGGAGFIGSHVVEALRAHGHEPVVFDVRADPAADVRDEQAVARALAGVDAVCHQAAMVGLGAGFADAVEYVSRNDLGTAVLLTAMAAQGVRRLVLAGSMVVYGEGRYACARHGVVRPGPRVVADLAAGRFEPRCPECGRELSPGLVGEDAAADPRNVYAATKLAQEHLAAAWARSTGGSVVSLRYHNVYGPRMPRDTPYAGVASFFRSALARGEAPRVFEDGLQRRDFVHVRDVAAANAAALEADPAAGALTAYNTGSGEPHTVGEMAAALAAAHGGPEPVVTGEYRLGDVRHVTADSSRLRAELGWKPQVGFTEGMREFASAGMRDA from the coding sequence ATGCGTGTACTGGTCACCGGCGGTGCCGGGTTCATCGGGTCCCATGTCGTCGAGGCGCTCCGCGCGCACGGGCACGAACCCGTCGTGTTCGACGTGCGGGCCGACCCCGCCGCGGACGTGCGCGACGAACAGGCCGTGGCCCGCGCCCTGGCCGGGGTCGACGCTGTGTGCCACCAGGCCGCCATGGTCGGGCTGGGCGCCGGGTTCGCCGATGCCGTGGAGTACGTCTCCCGCAACGACCTGGGCACCGCCGTCCTGCTGACGGCCATGGCCGCGCAGGGCGTGCGGCGGCTGGTGCTGGCCGGCTCGATGGTCGTCTACGGGGAAGGGCGGTACGCGTGCGCGCGGCACGGCGTGGTGCGGCCGGGGCCCCGGGTCGTCGCCGACCTTGCGGCCGGGCGTTTCGAGCCGCGCTGTCCGGAGTGCGGCCGGGAACTGTCCCCCGGGCTGGTCGGCGAGGACGCGGCGGCGGACCCGCGCAACGTGTACGCCGCCACCAAACTCGCTCAGGAGCATCTGGCCGCCGCGTGGGCGCGGTCGACGGGCGGGTCGGTGGTGTCGCTGCGCTATCACAACGTCTACGGGCCGAGGATGCCCCGGGACACCCCGTACGCCGGGGTCGCCTCCTTCTTCCGTTCGGCGCTCGCCCGGGGCGAGGCGCCGCGCGTGTTCGAGGACGGGCTGCAGCGGCGGGACTTCGTGCACGTACGGGACGTGGCGGCGGCCAACGCGGCCGCGCTGGAGGCCGATCCGGCCGCCGGCGCGCTCACCGCGTACAACACCGGCAGCGGTGAGCCGCACACCGTCGGCGAGATGGCGGCGGCGCTGGCCGCCGCCCACGGCGGCCCCGAGCCGGTCGTGACCGGCGAGTACCGGCTGGGGGACGTCCGGCACGTCACGGCCGACTCGTCCCGGCTGCGGGCGGAGCTGGGCTGGAAGCCGCAGGTCGGCTTCACGGAAGGCATGCGGGAGTTCGCGTCGGCGGGTATGCGCGACGCGTAG